The Candidatus Goldiibacteriota bacterium HGW-Goldbacteria-1 genome includes a region encoding these proteins:
- a CDS encoding 2-isopropylmalate synthase, with protein MLQYNKSRKLFEEEFYHYELQDVTEPQLYRDFFPYDDVPKIVFNNRVMPMDPPDDIWITDTTFRDGQQSLPPFEVDDIVHLYDLMHKLDGNTGLIRQTEFFLYTERDRAAIEKCLARGYKYPEITGWIRAVESDFKLVKAMGLKETGILTSVSDYHIFLKLKWTRRQALDNYLKIARTALDNGIIPRCHFEDITRADIYGFVVPLANELMKLSREYNMPVKIRMCDTMGYGIAMPGAALPRNVNGIVYAMHHFAGVPSEWLEWHGHNDFYRGLTNGIYAWMYGACSVNAAWLGIGERTGNTPLEALIMEYISFRGREGKETLDTTIITEIARYMNQKMGIEIAAKQPLVGKNFNVTKAGIHADGLMKNEEIYNIFDTKKVLNRPIMVGITDKSGVSGIALWINSFFEIPDGEKLAKDNAGVVKIKDIVDKQYVDGRIIGIADEEMITWVKEFLPDIYKKFGPTVGV; from the coding sequence ATGCTTCAATACAACAAATCAAGGAAACTTTTTGAGGAAGAATTTTATCATTATGAGCTTCAGGATGTAACAGAACCCCAGCTTTACAGGGACTTCTTTCCTTATGATGATGTCCCCAAAATAGTTTTCAACAACAGGGTCATGCCTATGGACCCGCCTGATGATATCTGGATTACAGATACCACTTTCCGCGACGGACAGCAGTCGCTTCCTCCCTTTGAAGTTGATGATATTGTCCACCTTTATGACCTTATGCACAAACTTGACGGCAATACGGGTTTAATACGCCAGACAGAGTTCTTTTTATACACAGAAAGGGACCGCGCCGCCATTGAAAAATGCCTTGCGCGCGGATACAAATACCCGGAAATTACCGGCTGGATACGCGCCGTGGAATCTGACTTTAAACTTGTTAAAGCCATGGGCTTAAAAGAAACCGGAATTTTAACATCTGTTTCCGACTACCACATCTTTTTAAAACTTAAATGGACCCGCAGACAGGCTCTTGATAACTACTTAAAGATAGCAAGGACAGCGCTTGATAACGGCATAATTCCGCGCTGCCACTTTGAAGACATTACCAGGGCGGATATTTACGGTTTTGTAGTCCCCTTGGCCAACGAACTTATGAAACTTTCCAGAGAATACAATATGCCCGTTAAAATAAGGATGTGCGACACCATGGGCTACGGAATTGCAATGCCCGGCGCCGCCCTTCCGCGAAATGTCAACGGCATCGTTTACGCAATGCACCATTTTGCCGGCGTGCCTTCCGAATGGCTTGAATGGCACGGGCACAACGATTTTTACCGCGGCCTTACAAACGGCATTTACGCCTGGATGTACGGCGCGTGCTCTGTAAACGCAGCGTGGCTTGGCATTGGCGAAAGGACAGGCAACACGCCGCTTGAAGCGCTTATCATGGAATACATTTCTTTCCGCGGGCGCGAAGGCAAAGAAACTCTTGACACAACCATCATCACGGAAATCGCGCGCTACATGAACCAGAAAATGGGTATTGAAATAGCCGCCAAACAGCCGCTTGTGGGCAAAAACTTTAATGTCACCAAAGCCGGCATACACGCGGACGGGCTGATGAAGAACGAGGAAATTTACAACATATTTGACACCAAGAAAGTTTTAAACAGGCCTATAATGGTGGGCATCACTGATAAGTCCGGCGTGTCCGGAATTGCGCTGTGGATAAATTCTTTCTTTGAAATTCCCGACGGGGAAAAACTTGCAAAGGATAATGCCGGCGTTGTAAAAATAAAGGATATCGTGGACAAACAGTATGTGGACGGCAGAATAATAGGCATTGCCGATGAAGAGATGATAACATGGGTAAAGGAATTCCTTCCCGATATTTATAAAAAATTCGGTCCGACCGTAGGAGTATAA
- a CDS encoding isocitrate dehydrogenase (NADP(+)) (Converts isocitrate to alpha ketoglutarate) codes for MAEKITVNEKHELKVPANPIICFIEGDGIGPDIWRATQSVVDAAVEIAYSGARKIEWKEILAGEKAKNATDSYLPEETIDAIKEYTVAIKGPLTTPIGGGIRSINVTLRQRLDLFACIRPVRYFQGVDSPVKKPQDLNVIIFRENTEDVYSGIEWEAGSEDAKKVISFINTNFNKTILSESGIGIKPMSEFGTRRLMRMAIQHAIKNKNKSITIVHKGNIMKFTEGAFAKWCYREAEENFRDIIVKESEAAAGTSTEGKILIKDRIADAMFQQILLRPSEYDIIITPNLNGDYLSDAAAAQVGGLGMAPGANIGKYAVFEATHGTAPKYANLDKVNPGSLMLSAVMMLEHLGWPEAGKLTIDGIERTISNKTVTYDLARQMEGAVELKCSEYGKKIVENMKLISTGM; via the coding sequence ATGGCTGAAAAAATTACAGTAAACGAAAAACACGAACTTAAAGTACCTGCCAACCCGATAATATGCTTCATCGAAGGCGACGGCATAGGCCCTGACATCTGGCGCGCCACTCAGTCTGTCGTGGACGCGGCTGTTGAAATCGCTTACAGCGGCGCAAGAAAGATAGAATGGAAAGAGATTCTTGCAGGCGAGAAAGCAAAAAACGCAACGGATTCCTACCTTCCCGAAGAGACAATTGACGCGATAAAAGAATACACAGTGGCAATAAAAGGCCCGCTTACAACACCGATAGGCGGCGGCATACGCAGCATTAACGTCACTTTAAGGCAGCGCCTTGACCTTTTCGCGTGCATCAGGCCCGTGCGTTATTTTCAGGGCGTTGATTCCCCTGTTAAAAAACCGCAGGACCTAAACGTGATTATATTCAGGGAAAATACCGAAGACGTTTATTCCGGCATTGAATGGGAAGCAGGAAGCGAAGACGCAAAAAAAGTTATCTCTTTTATCAACACCAATTTTAACAAGACCATACTTTCCGAAAGCGGAATAGGCATTAAGCCAATGAGCGAATTCGGCACAAGGCGCCTTATGCGCATGGCAATTCAGCACGCAATAAAAAATAAAAACAAAAGCATCACCATAGTCCACAAGGGCAACATCATGAAATTTACCGAAGGCGCGTTTGCAAAGTGGTGCTACCGCGAAGCGGAAGAAAACTTCCGGGATATAATTGTAAAAGAATCTGAAGCTGCAGCCGGCACGTCAACAGAGGGCAAGATATTAATAAAGGACAGGATAGCGGATGCCATGTTTCAGCAGATACTGTTAAGGCCGTCGGAATATGACATTATTATCACCCCTAACTTAAACGGCGATTACCTGTCAGACGCCGCGGCAGCGCAGGTAGGCGGGCTTGGAATGGCGCCCGGCGCAAACATAGGCAAATACGCCGTGTTTGAAGCCACACACGGTACCGCGCCTAAGTACGCAAATCTGGATAAAGTAAACCCGGGCTCCCTTATGCTTTCAGCCGTTATGATGCTTGAACACCTTGGCTGGCCGGAAGCCGGCAAACTTACCATTGACGGAATTGAACGCACAATTTCAAACAAAACAGTGACATACGACCTTGCGCGCCAGATGGAAGGCGCCGTTGAACTTAAATGCTCGGAATACGGAAAAAAGATTGTTGAGAACATGAAACTTATATCAACTGGCATGTAA
- a CDS encoding malate dehydrogenase (Catalyzes the reversible oxidation of malate to oxaloacetate), with protein MKPKIGIVGAGNVGASVAHISLMRNLGDIYLLDLYADLAKGKAIDLNQSKFLLASDCMVEGGGDYAKIAECDYVVVTAGLARKPGMSRDDLLFANFDIIKGVANELKKSKKNPVVIVVSNPLDVMAYTLQKVTGFPKERVIGMAGVLDTYRFLHFIQNATGAAADNIQSIILGSHGDTMVPLLSHTFVNGEALETVMPEADAAALADKAANGGAEIVALLKTGSAYYAPAASVVKMLEAIIQDKKSVIPCSVLAEGNFGIDGIYVGLPAVLGKNGVEKIVALKLTAVETEKLKKSAAAIKEQIDKINPRF; from the coding sequence ATGAAACCAAAAATAGGAATTGTAGGCGCAGGAAACGTGGGCGCGTCTGTCGCGCACATCTCACTGATGAGAAACCTTGGCGATATTTATCTGCTTGACCTTTACGCGGACCTTGCCAAAGGCAAAGCCATTGATTTAAACCAGAGCAAGTTTTTGCTGGCTTCTGACTGTATGGTGGAAGGCGGCGGGGATTACGCTAAAATCGCGGAATGCGATTACGTGGTGGTAACAGCAGGCCTTGCAAGAAAACCGGGGATGTCCCGCGACGACCTTCTTTTTGCCAACTTTGACATTATAAAAGGCGTGGCAAATGAACTTAAAAAATCAAAAAAGAACCCTGTTGTAATAGTGGTTTCCAACCCCCTTGATGTTATGGCTTATACCCTGCAGAAAGTGACGGGTTTCCCAAAAGAACGCGTAATTGGAATGGCAGGCGTGCTGGATACATACCGCTTTCTTCACTTCATACAGAACGCCACAGGCGCCGCCGCGGATAATATACAGTCAATAATTTTAGGCAGTCATGGAGATACTATGGTTCCCCTTTTATCCCACACATTTGTTAACGGAGAAGCGCTTGAAACTGTCATGCCCGAAGCTGATGCAGCCGCGCTTGCGGATAAGGCAGCCAACGGCGGGGCTGAAATAGTGGCGCTGTTAAAAACCGGAAGCGCGTATTACGCGCCCGCGGCATCCGTGGTTAAAATGCTGGAAGCAATTATTCAGGATAAAAAATCCGTTATCCCCTGTTCCGTGCTTGCGGAAGGTAATTTTGGAATAGACGGAATATACGTGGGATTACCCGCAGTGCTTGGTAAAAACGGCGTTGAAAAAATTGTTGCGCTTAAATTAACAGCGGTGGAAACAGAAAAACTTAAAAAATCCGCGGCAGCCATTAAAGAACAGATTGACAAAATAAACCCGCGTTTTTAA